A region of Sphingobium baderi DNA encodes the following proteins:
- a CDS encoding DUF1465 family protein, whose protein sequence is MGKAASLDRGLHRRLVDGLYLEAMVMADEARSYFDSGALPEDLAEEPLQRVAFACESLKVTTRLMHIIAWLLSQRAWQRGEIGDAELGEEKYRLGAAAQSDEGLVAAFPFAARSLVEASQELYARVARLQERIDLMLRPDGEERQSPARALMDRLSTSF, encoded by the coding sequence ATGGGAAAAGCAGCATCGCTTGATCGGGGACTTCATCGGCGTCTGGTGGACGGCCTCTATCTGGAAGCCATGGTCATGGCGGACGAGGCGCGTTCCTATTTCGATTCCGGGGCACTGCCCGAAGATCTGGCCGAGGAACCTCTGCAACGGGTCGCCTTCGCCTGCGAATCGCTCAAGGTGACGACGCGCCTCATGCACATCATCGCCTGGCTGCTGAGCCAACGGGCGTGGCAGCGGGGAGAGATTGGCGACGCGGAACTGGGCGAAGAGAAATATCGGCTGGGCGCGGCGGCGCAAAGCGATGAGGGGCTGGTCGCCGCATTTCCTTTCGCGGCGCGATCCCTGGTCGAGGCGAGCCAGGAACTTTATGCGCGCGTGGCGCGCCTGCAGGAACGCATCGACCTGATGCTGCGTCCCGATGGCGAGGAACGGCAAAGCCCCGCGCGCGCTTTGATGGACCGGCTCAGCACGTCCTTCTGA
- a CDS encoding YdcH family protein: MRRLEILRVEHRDLDSAISALVDSGAGDQMQIARLKKRKLRLRDEMSLLEDSLVPDIIA; encoded by the coding sequence ATGCGTCGATTGGAAATCCTGCGCGTCGAGCATCGCGACCTCGACAGCGCGATTTCCGCTCTGGTCGATTCGGGCGCGGGCGACCAGATGCAGATCGCCCGGCTGAAGAAGCGCAAGCTGCGCCTGCGCGACGAAATGTCGTTGCTGGAAGATTCGCTGGTGCCGGACATCATCGCCTGA